One stretch of Candidatus Poribacteria bacterium DNA includes these proteins:
- the argG gene encoding argininosuccinate synthase, with amino-acid sequence MNRNDLRGKKILALVSGGLDSTTIVRWLSASGIDVTALTIDLGQPDEKNLDVIPARMKAAGAKEALLLDGKERLAEYMLQVIRGAASHEGGYWNTTGIARMATVAVALPVIRQHGIDVVTHGATGRGNDQVRFELALAMLAPEVSVYAPWRDEEFEAELGGRRLMIQYCQREGLQVTATEEKPYSTDANFCGLTHEAGRLEQLTTPSDFVDFIMGVSPMQAPDKVEELTIRFEMGTPIAVNGESMGIVEAFQTLNRIGGRNGVGIGIDVVENRRIGIKSRGVYESPGVSVLAYCYEKLLQLTLDRSRRKLMDVISRQLADAVYEGEWFSPTSASLLQVTEGIAQLATGQITVGLYKGNIRFVAAKDVPHSLYDEAGASMEKIGDLRHTWAEGYMQIADYVARRMAVAGQTRKP; translated from the coding sequence ATGAACAGGAACGACCTTCGCGGCAAGAAAATCCTCGCGCTCGTCTCTGGCGGCCTGGACAGCACGACGATCGTACGATGGCTGTCCGCGTCCGGCATCGATGTGACGGCTCTCACGATCGACCTGGGGCAGCCCGATGAGAAGAACCTCGATGTGATCCCTGCTCGCATGAAAGCCGCTGGCGCGAAGGAGGCGCTGCTGCTCGACGGCAAGGAACGCCTCGCGGAATACATGTTGCAGGTGATCCGAGGCGCTGCGTCGCACGAAGGCGGGTACTGGAACACGACGGGCATCGCGCGCATGGCGACCGTCGCAGTCGCCCTTCCCGTGATCCGACAGCACGGGATCGACGTCGTGACCCACGGCGCGACGGGTCGCGGGAACGACCAGGTCCGCTTCGAGCTGGCGCTCGCGATGCTCGCACCGGAAGTGAGCGTCTACGCTCCCTGGCGCGATGAGGAGTTTGAAGCTGAGCTGGGCGGCCGGCGGCTCATGATCCAGTACTGCCAGCGCGAAGGGCTCCAAGTGACGGCGACCGAGGAGAAGCCCTACTCGACCGACGCCAACTTCTGTGGCCTGACGCACGAAGCTGGCAGGCTGGAGCAGCTCACGACGCCTTCCGACTTCGTCGACTTCATCATGGGCGTCTCGCCGATGCAGGCTCCCGACAAAGTCGAGGAGCTCACGATCCGGTTCGAGATGGGAACCCCCATCGCGGTCAACGGCGAGTCGATGGGCATCGTCGAGGCATTCCAGACGCTGAATCGCATCGGCGGGCGGAACGGCGTGGGCATCGGGATCGATGTCGTGGAGAACCGGCGGATCGGGATCAAGTCGCGGGGCGTGTACGAGTCGCCGGGCGTGTCGGTTCTCGCCTACTGCTACGAGAAGCTGCTGCAGCTCACGCTGGATCGGAGCCGCAGGAAGCTCATGGACGTCATTTCGCGGCAGCTCGCCGACGCGGTCTACGAGGGTGAGTGGTTCTCGCCGACGTCGGCGTCGCTGCTCCAGGTGACAGAAGGCATCGCGCAGCTCGCGACGGGGCAGATCACCGTCGGGCTCTACAAGGGCAACATCCGGTTCGTCGCGGCGAAGGACGTGCCGCACAGCCTTTACGACGAAGCCGGAGCGTCGATGGAGAAGATCGGCGACCTGCGTCACACCTGGGCGGAGGGCTATATGCAGATCGCCGACTACGTGGCGCGTCGCATGGCGGTTGCTGGGCAGACGCGCAAGCCGTAG
- a CDS encoding DUF4159 domain-containing protein, whose amino-acid sequence MSRQPTSVSFLISLAFHGIVAVILLLYVLVQKEIIPNPFQVDILAPPPPPKPSVRRPDIKPVPKPIVLQEVSVSAPQTTNRVHATVTSTVKTSDLQAQSVLAFADKAVRVETPRVGDRPRVIDPNVAVPPVVTAANLPIADTPDALAFSSPLGTGGQGGSGRGVGGTGIGRGIAPGRAVALVSQSAQDVKLAGLSLVERLSTVIDGIGDMPFTITLGAPDVLPLPKGEPGGRVVGKGKDIRGVFRLVRARHHLSDWWTDASALSGLAKWLNANTKIHTDMSVEGGAVELRDTNLLRAPVVWMTGHDPTVVTTRGLWGEWGAQMRQGVGRMDKRLEDAEATNLRRYLVDRQGLLVFDDCGLGFGHRQALLEVVRAELQRIVPEYPIVPIPNDHEIYNNFYELGGPPVGFDVQWIAWWGQGHSLKRRNYIEGIMFDGRIGVILSNRDYMCAMQTVGHPSMGYLPRGVPSAYRWATNVVVYGLTHGNIAQYSDYVPENRLADEPMPFKAPLSTRIPSTPIPLEE is encoded by the coding sequence ATGTCCCGGCAGCCCACCAGCGTATCGTTTCTGATTTCTCTCGCCTTTCACGGGATCGTTGCGGTCATTCTGCTGCTGTACGTGCTCGTCCAGAAAGAGATCATCCCCAACCCGTTCCAGGTGGACATCCTCGCGCCGCCTCCGCCGCCGAAGCCGTCCGTGCGCCGACCGGACATCAAGCCGGTTCCCAAGCCAATCGTGCTGCAAGAAGTCTCCGTCTCGGCTCCCCAGACGACCAACCGAGTCCACGCCACCGTCACCAGCACCGTCAAGACGAGCGATCTGCAGGCTCAGTCCGTCCTGGCGTTTGCCGACAAAGCGGTGCGCGTCGAAACCCCTCGCGTCGGCGACCGCCCGCGCGTGATCGACCCCAACGTCGCGGTTCCGCCCGTTGTGACGGCAGCCAACCTGCCCATCGCCGACACGCCGGATGCGCTTGCGTTCTCATCGCCATTGGGAACCGGCGGTCAGGGAGGCAGTGGGCGCGGCGTCGGTGGAACCGGGATTGGACGCGGGATCGCTCCGGGCAGGGCAGTGGCGCTGGTGTCGCAGTCGGCTCAGGATGTGAAGCTCGCCGGGCTCTCGCTCGTCGAACGGCTCAGCACGGTTATCGACGGCATCGGAGACATGCCGTTCACGATCACGCTGGGCGCTCCCGACGTGCTCCCGCTCCCAAAGGGGGAGCCCGGCGGGCGGGTCGTCGGGAAGGGCAAGGACATCCGGGGCGTGTTCCGGCTCGTCCGCGCCCGGCATCACCTGTCCGACTGGTGGACGGACGCCAGCGCGCTTTCGGGGCTGGCAAAGTGGCTCAACGCGAACACGAAGATCCACACCGACATGTCCGTCGAGGGCGGAGCCGTCGAGCTCCGAGATACGAACCTGCTGCGTGCGCCGGTCGTCTGGATGACGGGTCACGATCCCACTGTCGTGACGACGCGCGGCTTGTGGGGGGAATGGGGAGCGCAGATGCGGCAGGGCGTTGGAAGAATGGACAAGCGCCTTGAGGATGCGGAGGCGACGAACCTTCGCCGGTATCTGGTCGATCGACAGGGGCTCCTCGTATTCGACGATTGCGGTTTGGGATTCGGTCATCGCCAGGCGCTGCTGGAGGTCGTCCGGGCGGAGCTCCAGCGGATCGTGCCGGAGTACCCCATCGTCCCCATTCCCAACGACCACGAGATCTACAACAACTTCTACGAGCTCGGTGGTCCCCCGGTCGGGTTCGACGTGCAGTGGATTGCGTGGTGGGGGCAGGGGCATTCGCTTAAGCGGCGCAACTACATCGAAGGGATCATGTTCGACGGGCGCATCGGCGTCATCCTGAGCAACCGCGACTACATGTGCGCCATGCAGACGGTCGGGCATCCCAGCATGGGGTATCTGCCGCGCGGCGTGCCGTCGGCGTATCGGTGGGCGACGAACGTCGTCGTCTATGGGCTGACGCACGGGAACATCGCGCAGTACAGCGACTACGTGCCGGAGAACCGACTCGCGGACGAGCCGATGCCCTTCAAGGCTCCGCTATCGACGCGCATCCCGTCCACGCCGATCCCACTGGAGGAATAG